Below is a window of Candidatus Methylomirabilota bacterium DNA.
GATCCGCTCGCCGACCACCGGCAGATCCTTGACCCACGCGGGCGGCGCCGGCACCGAGAGGTGCGCCAGGGATCGCGTGAAGGCCGAAATCTCCGCGGCGCGCTCTACGATGGTCACCACCGCGATCCCGACCGGCACCAGGATGAGCGCGAGCATGATCAGCGTCATGACCACCACGGCGAGACTGCGCCGTCCCCAGAGCCGCCTCTCGATCATCCGCATCTCGGGCCAGGTGGCGATGACGATCATGACGGCCCAGATGGTGGCGGGCAGAAACGGGCGCAGCACCCAGAAGCTCGCGGCGATCAACCCGCCAATCGCCACCACGGCGAAGAGAATCCGGGTAATGTCCCAGGGAAGCGCCGCGGCTTTCATGCTGGCGCTATCCTAGCCCGAAACCAGACTTGGATTCGCGAGACCTTCGTCCGCCCGCCGCCCCTCGGGCGGGGCTTTTCTTTCGAGCGCGTTGGTGCGAAGATGCTGGCTGTCCGGCCCCTCTGCCCGTGTGGTTTCCGGGCGTGCTCTACGTGAGGGCCACCACGTTGAGGGGAGGATCGTGAGATGGCCCAGCGCGTCGCCTATCCCGCCCATATCGAGCCCCTGGTGCAGTTCGTGGAGGAAACGACTCCCGACCGCATCGTGGCGGCCACCCACGACAAGCTGGCCGCCGGCACCTCCGTCAAGGAGATGCTGCTGGCCTCGGCCCTCGCGGTGGTGCGGTCTTCCGACTTGCCGCCGGGCCATCACGGCGGGCCGCTCCACCCGCTGGCCGGGCTTCACGCGGTACGGAACATCGCGGCCCGGCTGCCCGGCGAGTACGCCATGCTGCCCGTGATCCAGAACGTGGCCGTGGCCAACAAGCACATCCACTCGCCCGCCATGGGGCCCTTCATCCTCGCGGAGGCGAAGCCCGTGTCGGAGAAGGACAGCGTGGAGGCGACGCTGGCGGCGTTTCGCGTCGCGGTGGGGCGCGGGGTCTACAATGCCTGCGACCACTACTTCCTTTATCTGCTGGAGCGGCTCACTCCCATGCAGGTGCTGGAACATCTCCTCCAGGTCGCCATCCCCAAGAATCAGCTCGATGACCACTATTTCCTGTTCCCGGTCTTCACGTGGCGCGCCCTGGAGTATCTCGGCTGGGAGTACGCGCGGTTCATCGGCCGGGCGCCCGTTCGCTATATCACCCGCCCCAGCGACCCGACCTCCCTGGAAGAAGTTGATCGTCTCATCGACACCCACGGCCTGCTCGAGCGTGAGCTGCGGGTCAAGACGGACGACGACGAGACGGCTGCCGTCACCGCGCTCGCCAACGAGATCGGCCGGTGCAGCAAGTTCACGGAGATCCCCGAGATGGTGGCGCAGGCGCTGGGAGACGGACTCTCCCTGGAGGGCGTGGGCGAAGGGTTCTCCGTCGGGGGCTCCACGCTCTTCCTGCGCTCACAGACCGGCAACCCGATGGACGTGCACATCAATACGGGTGCCAACACGCGGCGCTACCTGCTGCGGCAGCCCGAGCTGTCGCTGCGCACCAAGCTGCAGGCGCTGCTCGTGTGGCACACGGGGCCGGAAGTGCGCATGGCCCAGCGCATGCTGGCGCCGGACATCCAGCCCGAGCCGGAGCGCGTGGCCGCGCTGCCCTTCCGCACCCAGGACGAGCTCCTCGGAGAGATCGCAGGCCTCATCAGCAGCCTGCCTGTGGGCGAGCGCTTGCCCGCGGCCGGTCTCGCGACCTGGCGGTCGACCGACGAGGTGAAGCAGGCCGCGGCGCTGGCCCAGCAATATGCCAATCGCGAGTACGCCCCCGAGGCCCTGATCAGCCTGCTCGGCAAGATCGCCTGTCGCGACAACTTCACGGAGATGCACGCGCTGAAGCACCACCAGGCCACCTACGAGGAGTTCCACGCGACGCGTCCGTCATTGAGATGGCGCCACCTCGTGGCGGCCGTGCAGGCCGCGGCCATCTCACATGGTCGGATCCAGGACATTTACGAGCACGCCGCCGAGGTGATGCACTTCTAAATGACTCGGAGGGGGGCTTCGCCCCCCTTCCGAAGCCTCCCCCCAAGATTCGTTGCGCCGACGAAGCCGGCGCTCGAAGCGGACCTCCAGTTCCGGATCGCTTGTTGCTAGCGAGAGGCCCGGGGGCGCGGTTCGACGAACTGGATGCCGTCGGGGCGCGAGAAGAGCCGCGTGTCGGGCGCCAGTCCCGGCTGGTATGCCACGTAGCGCACCACCCGTACGACCTTGCCGTCCTTGTAGTGCGACACGGCATAGACCACGCGATCCTTCGGAAGAACGAGGATGGTTACGCGATGGGCGCCTCGCGTGACCTGGTGCTGGTCGAGCATCAATCCTCCTCCGGCATCGACGCGCTCGTCGGGCTTCGGCGCGTACGCCTGCACGAAGGCGATCTCGCACCCGAATTCGAGCTCGCGGAGCGGCGGGGGCAGCTCGCCTCCATCGAGGATCGGGGCCCGGAAGATCAGGCTCGGACCGGGATCGACGACGTGCCGACCCGACTTGTCATGCAGGTTGACGATCCAGGCGTCCGGCTCGTTCACGACGATCAAGCCATGGACCCCTCGAGCGGCATCGGGCATCTCTTCGACCCGCCCTCGGGCATTCCCGATCCGGTACAAGGTCTTGGGGAGAGCGGCAAAGGACTGCGGATCGATTCCCGGCGTGGCGTCCCGAGTGACGATCCGCACCATCTTCTCGGGCGCACATTCAGCGGCCCAGGCCACGGAAGCCGGAAGCACGAGTAGCGCCATGATGATCAATCGAAGCAATGTCTTCTCCTCTTGGAGTCCTCGGATCGCGCCCAGATGATCTCGAGGGGGTGCATCGTGGGTGCCAGCCGGCCGGCCCAACCATTTCATGCCGTTAGCACCCGGCCGAGTCTCCTCTCGCCCGAGGAGGCGACAGAAGCTGGCAGCCCGAGAACGGGCTTCGTCACTGGGGCGGCCGCAGCGTTCATCACCGCGGCGTCGGAGGGGGGGCCGTGCGCCTGGCAGGGAGCGGTGGGCCCCGCTCTCCACCGCGCGCTAGAGGCGGCGGCGCGGCGGGCGGAAACGGCTCAGGGCTTGCCGGCGCGAGACGCCACGGGGGCCGCCGTCGCGTAGCGCGGCATCACCTCCGAGGCGAAGAGCTCGATGGAGCGCATGGCGTGCTCGTGGGTAAGATCACCCCACTGGAACGAGCAGACGAAGTAGTTGGCTCCCGTGGCCACGTACTCCTCCATGTATTCGCGGACGGCGGCCGGGGAGCCGGCCAGCGCGACCCCGCCCAGGCGGTTCGGATGGGGCCGGGCTTTTTGCTGGTCGAAGCGCTCGAGCTCGGCATCGATGTCGCGCCGCGTTTCCCGCGTGGGCAGCCCGGCGGGGCGATCGCCGACGAAGCCGAACGAGCCATCCTTCGTGGACATGAACTGGGTCAGCCCGCGCTTCTCGGCTTCGAGACGCCGCGGGGCGGCCAGGTTCCAGCGATATTTCTCCCAGGCCGGCGTGGCGACCCTGATCGCCTCGTCGTCCGTTTCCGCCACCATGAGGTGCACGACGAGGCCGATCATCGGCGCGTCCCCCTGCGCCGTCCGCGCCCCCGCGCCCTGATGCTCTTCCCATGCCGTCCGGTAGCGCGTGACCGCCGGGGCGAGACTGTCCAGGGAGCCGACGAGGATGGTGTGCATCCCTTCCATGGCCGCCGTCACCGGATTGCGCATGTACCAGAGGGGCGGATACGGCTTCTGGAGCGGGCGCAGGTACATGGGCAGGTGATCGAAGCTGTGGAAGCGCCCGGCATAGGTGAGCTGGTCGTGGCTGAGCCCTTCCCGCACGATGTCGAGCGTCTCGACATATCGCGCGTAGTTCGTCTCGGA
It encodes the following:
- a CDS encoding LLM class flavin-dependent oxidoreductase, translated to MTLRFGIFDHIEPVPGLGLDRIYRERLVQIERLDAAGFHAYHLAEHHTPAIHSLAPSQNVFLAAVAQRTRRLRFGPCVYVLPLHHPLRLIEEISMLDNLSDGRLEIGVGRGGVMEAYFWGQEADSETNYARYVETLDIVREGLSHDQLTYAGRFHSFDHLPMYLRPLQKPYPPLWYMRNPVTAAMEGMHTILVGSLDSLAPAVTRYRTAWEEHQGAGARTAQGDAPMIGLVVHLMVAETDDEAIRVATPAWEKYRWNLAAPRRLEAEKRGLTQFMSTKDGSFGFVGDRPAGLPTRETRRDIDAELERFDQQKARPHPNRLGGVALAGSPAAVREYMEEYVATGANYFVCSFQWGDLTHEHAMRSIELFASEVMPRYATAAPVASRAGKP